A genomic window from Populus nigra chromosome 7, ddPopNigr1.1, whole genome shotgun sequence includes:
- the LOC133699998 gene encoding probable dolichyl pyrophosphate Man9GlcNAc2 alpha-1,3-glucosyltransferase: MEKERKKVQKPKPETESNNLYDISCLFFQKGIMGSFLVISIFSLLLRVSVSLHSYSGAGSPPKFGDFEAQRHWMEITTNLPIKDWYFNTTNNDLSYWGLDYPPLTAYQSYFHGLILKYFDPNSVSLFTSRGYETHFGKLLMRWTVLSSDLLIFFPAVLYFIFVYHGGNGSGGDQSDVAWHIAVILINPCLILIDHGHFQYNCISLGLTLGAVAAVLSRKNLLACVLFCLSLNHKQMSAYYAPAFFSHLFGSCLRRKNPPLEVLKLGLAVLGTFAIVWWPYLHSRDALFGVLSRLAPFERGIYEDYVANFWCSTSILIKWKRLFTTRSLRFVSLVATILTFLPSMIQQILAPSSKGFLYGLLNSSFAFYLFSFQVHEKSILLPLLPATLLAMELPGVHSMLLMLCALLSMFPLLCRDKLVVPYMALYASSILLYLAPSGRRQIKKHLSRPMITFSIVMIQFLCSLIFHIIYLTIRPPEKYPYLFEAMIMNFCFSHLLGFSVYTNVKQWMLPRQFTSGDKEKKLN; this comes from the exons atggaaaaggagagaaagaagGTCCAAAAACCCAAGCCAGAAACTGAAAGCAACAATCTTTATGACATCTCCtgcttgttttttcaaaaaggaATAATGGGCTCATTTCTTGTAATCAGCATCTTCAGTCTCCTCCTCAGAGTTTCAGTTTCTCTCCATTCATATTCAGGTGCAGGCAGTCCACCAAAATTTGGTGACTTCGAAGCTCAACGTCATTGGATGGAGATTACAACCAATTTACCAATTAAAGATTGGTACTTTAACACTACTAACAATGATTTAAGTTATTGGGGTCTCGATTACCCTCCATTAACTGCTTATCAGAGTTACTTTCATGGTCTTATCCTCAAGTATTTTGATCCAAATTCAGTTTCACTGTTTACTTCTCGTGGTTATGAGACACATTTCGG GAAATTGCTAATGAGGTGGACAGTTTTATCATCTGATTTGCTGATATTTTTCCCTGCtgtgctttattttatttttgtttatcacGGGGGTAACGGGTCCGGTGGAGATCAGAGTGATGTAGCATGGCACATTGCTGTTATTTTAATCAATCCATGCTTGATCTTAATTGATCATGGCCATTTTCAG TATAATTGCATCAGCTTGGGCCTTACTTTAGGTGCTGTTGCTGCTGTTCTCTCACGGAAAAATCTTTTAGCTTGTGTTCTGTTCTGTCTTTCTCTTAACCATAAACAG ATGAGTGCATATTATGCTCCTGCGTTTTTCAGCCATCTGTTTGGTAGCTGCCTAAGGCGTAAGAATCCCCCACTTGAGGTTTTAAAATTGGGCTTGGCTGTCCTAGGAACATTTGCTATTGTTTGGTGGCCGTATCTTCATTCAAGAGATGCCCTTTTTGGG GTTCTTTCACGTCTTGCTCCTTTTGAGAGAGGGATATACGAAGATTATGTGGCTAACTTTTGGTGCAGTACCTCAATTTTAATTAAGTGGAAGAGATTATTTACAACACGTTCTCTGAGATTTGTCAGCTTGGTTGCTACTATATTGACTTTTCTGCCTTCAATGATTCAACAAATATTGGCTCCGAGCAGTAAAGGTTTCCTTTATGGGTTGCTGAATAGTTCTTTTGCGTTCTACTTATTTTCATTCCAAG TTCACGAGAAGTCTATTCTGCTGCCGCTTCTGCCTGCAACCTTGTTGGCAATGGAATTGCCTGGTGTGCACTCTATGTTATTAATGCTTTGTGCATTGCTCTCTATGTTTCCTCTTCTGTGTCGTGACAAACTGGTTGTGCCCTACATGGCTCTTTATGCTTCTTCCATCCTTCTTTACCTTGCACCCAGTGGAAGAAGGCAAATTAAGAAGCATCTCTCTAGGCCTATGATCACATTCTCAATTGTGATGATTCAATTTCTGTGCTctcttatttttcatattatatacTTAACCATTCGCCCTCCTGAGAAGTATCCTTACCTTTTTGAAGCAATGATCATGAATTTCTGCTTCTCTCATTTATTGGGCTTTTCTGTTTACACCAATGTAAAGCAATGGATGCTGCCAAGACAATTTACATCTGgagacaaagaaaagaaacttaattga